A window of Silurus meridionalis isolate SWU-2019-XX chromosome 28, ASM1480568v1, whole genome shotgun sequence contains these coding sequences:
- the rnf38 gene encoding E3 ubiquitin-protein ligase RNF38 isoform X1: MPRRSHAPSAGRRRKGKSRLEVEKKGQPTERYRKERESAFLPPGVIKEMPIAAAGAPPSTPEPRTRPRVPAGAERVPKREYAAPEAALVADPSRPSHPSPPVLSSQLMATEPPRTRSRSRSGFYQSTGANGGAGSSGANLHHHLHHQQQPQHQPHQLSGACAMLGGHAHTENLRPPAGMLSPGGHRQPGAHRSPGGAGAMGGVYHYHSEPSCADATDKTEDSPSPKRQRLSQQSVLDLAAAPPSTPSPPIRPWELPPSRRPHPYPHSHYHSERCHTPVRNRRSPPARRQRARRERLSRLHHGSPGGPQDENYRHPPHPHTHPLHSYGPAMPPHPPAGTDEPRAFHPPALSPRLLHPQQQGTMVMDLHEQLPQGTVPVSYTVSPVAAHALPPPLCTGQHIPACSSQQQVPACSVVFSSQQHYPVCPPPMLPACSVQHLPVPYAFPSLLSSDSTFLLHPPHHLSHHHHPPHLAPPTHFLPFQTQQSRSPLQRIENEVELLGDHLPVGGSFNYAHSGHPSPLPPSTPLQFLSHDPLPQELFGMPYPHFMPRRITGRRYRSQQAVAPPPYHPSLLPYFLSVLPVQPTAVGPAISLELDVDEGEVENYEALLNLAERLGEAKPRGLTKADIEQLPSYRFNPSNHQSEQTLCVVCMCDFESRQLLRVLPCNHEFHAKCVDKWLKANRTCPICRADASEVQRDSE; this comes from the exons ATGCCACGCAGATCTCACGCGCC GTCTGCTGGACGACGCCGTAAAGGAAAAAGTAGATtggaggtggaaaaaaaaggcCAGCCGACTGAAAGatacagaaaagagagagagagcgctttCCTACCCCCCGGTGTAATAAAGGAAATGCCCATCGCGGCTGCCGGTGCTCCGCCGTCGACTCCCGAACCCCGCACGCGCCCCCGTGTCCCCGCCGGCGCCGAGCGCGTGCCCAAGCGCGAGTACGCCGCCCCGGAGGCGGCCCTGGTGGCGGACCCTTCTCGCCCCTCACACCCGTCTCCCCCTGTGCTCTCGTCCCAGCTCATGGCCACTGAGCCGCCCAGGACTCGGTCCCGCTCGCGCTCCGGGTTCTACCAGAGCACCGGCGCAAACGGAGGCGCCGGGAGTTCGGGCGCAAACCtgcaccatcatcttcatcatcaacaGCAGCCTCAGCATCAACCGCACCAGCTTAGCGGGGCCTGCGCGATGCTTGGGGGTCACGCCCACACCGAGAACCTGCGCCCTCCTGCTGGGATGCTTTCCCCAGGCGGGCATCGGCAGCCCGGAGCGCACAGGAGCCCCGGGGGGGCAG GAGCCATGGGAGGAGTGTATCACTATCATTCCGAGCCGTCCTGCGCAGATGCCACAGATAAG ACAGAAGACTCCCCCAGTCCTAAACGCCAGAGGCTCTCGCAGCAGTCTGTATTAGATCTGGCCGCAGCTCCGCCCTCCACGCCGTCTCCGCCCATCAGACCGTGGGAGCTCCCGCCCAGTCGCCGACCACACCCCTATCCTCACTCACACTACCACTCCGAGCGCTGTCACACGCCCGTCAGAAACAGACGCAG CCCTCCAGCTCGACGTCAGCGAGCACGACGTGAACGCCTCTCCAGACTCCACCACGGCTCCCCTGGTGGTCCTCAGGACGAGAACTATCGACACCCAcctcaccctcacacacaccctcttcaCTCGTACGGCCCCGCCATGCCCCCTCACCCGCCGGCGGGCACCGACGAGCCCCGCGCCTTCCACCCTCCTGCTCTGTCGCCACGGTTACTGCATCCGCAGCAGCAAGGCACCATGGTCATGGACCTCCACGAGCAG cttCCTCAGGGTACAGTCCCCGTATCGTACACAGTGTCTCCAGTGGCAGCCCATGCCCTCCCGCCCCCTCTCTGTACGGGACAGCATATCCCAGCATGCTCCTCTCAGCAGCAGGTGCCTGCCTGCTCGGTGGTGTTCAGCAGTCAGCAGCACTACCCCGTCTGCCCACCTCCG ATGCTGCCTGCTTGTTCAGTGCAGCACCTGCCCGTGCCGTACGCATTTCCGTCACTGCTTTCCAGCGATTCCACTTTCCTCCTCCACCCCCCACACCACCTCTCGCACCATCACCACCCGCCGCACTTGGCCCCTCCTACACACTTTCTGCCCTTCCAGACACAACAATCAAGATCA ccaCTACAAAGGATTGAGAACGAAGTGGAGCTTCTCGGAGATCACCTGCCAGTAGGTGGCAGCTTTAACTACGCCCACTCGGGCCACCCCAGCCCCCTGCCCCCTTCCACGCCTTTGCAGTTCCTCTCCCACGATCCCCTGCCACAGGAGCTCTTCGGAATG CCGTATCCACACTTTATGCCTCGACGCATCACGGGTCGGCGGTACCGTTCTCAGCAAGCCGTGGCTCCGCCCCCGTATCACCCCAGTCTCCTTCCGTACTTCCT CTCTGTTCTTCCAGTGCAGCCTACAGCCGTGGGGCCTGCTATCAGCTTAGAGCTGGACGTAGACGAAGGAGAGGTGGAGAATTACGAG gctcTGTTGAACCTCGCCGAACGTCTCGGGGAAGCCAAACCACGCGGCCTGACAAAAGCTGACATCGAGCAGCTGCCTTCCTACAGATTCAACCCCAGCAACCACCAGTCTGAGCAAACCCT gtgtgtggtgtgcatgtgtgactTCGAGTCCCGACAGCTGCTCAGAGTCCTGCCCTGCAATCACGAATTCCACGCCAAGTGTGTCGACAAATGgcttaag GCTAACAGAACCTGCCCCATCTGCCGAGCTGACGCCTCCGAAGTCCAGCGGGATTCCGAGTGA
- the rnf38 gene encoding E3 ubiquitin-protein ligase RNF38 isoform X2, with translation MPIAAAGAPPSTPEPRTRPRVPAGAERVPKREYAAPEAALVADPSRPSHPSPPVLSSQLMATEPPRTRSRSRSGFYQSTGANGGAGSSGANLHHHLHHQQQPQHQPHQLSGACAMLGGHAHTENLRPPAGMLSPGGHRQPGAHRSPGGAGAMGGVYHYHSEPSCADATDKTEDSPSPKRQRLSQQSVLDLAAAPPSTPSPPIRPWELPPSRRPHPYPHSHYHSERCHTPVRNRRSPPARRQRARRERLSRLHHGSPGGPQDENYRHPPHPHTHPLHSYGPAMPPHPPAGTDEPRAFHPPALSPRLLHPQQQGTMVMDLHEQLPQGTVPVSYTVSPVAAHALPPPLCTGQHIPACSSQQQVPACSVVFSSQQHYPVCPPPMLPACSVQHLPVPYAFPSLLSSDSTFLLHPPHHLSHHHHPPHLAPPTHFLPFQTQQSRSPLQRIENEVELLGDHLPVGGSFNYAHSGHPSPLPPSTPLQFLSHDPLPQELFGMPYPHFMPRRITGRRYRSQQAVAPPPYHPSLLPYFLSVLPVQPTAVGPAISLELDVDEGEVENYEALLNLAERLGEAKPRGLTKADIEQLPSYRFNPSNHQSEQTLCVVCMCDFESRQLLRVLPCNHEFHAKCVDKWLKANRTCPICRADASEVQRDSE, from the exons ATGCCCATCGCGGCTGCCGGTGCTCCGCCGTCGACTCCCGAACCCCGCACGCGCCCCCGTGTCCCCGCCGGCGCCGAGCGCGTGCCCAAGCGCGAGTACGCCGCCCCGGAGGCGGCCCTGGTGGCGGACCCTTCTCGCCCCTCACACCCGTCTCCCCCTGTGCTCTCGTCCCAGCTCATGGCCACTGAGCCGCCCAGGACTCGGTCCCGCTCGCGCTCCGGGTTCTACCAGAGCACCGGCGCAAACGGAGGCGCCGGGAGTTCGGGCGCAAACCtgcaccatcatcttcatcatcaacaGCAGCCTCAGCATCAACCGCACCAGCTTAGCGGGGCCTGCGCGATGCTTGGGGGTCACGCCCACACCGAGAACCTGCGCCCTCCTGCTGGGATGCTTTCCCCAGGCGGGCATCGGCAGCCCGGAGCGCACAGGAGCCCCGGGGGGGCAG GAGCCATGGGAGGAGTGTATCACTATCATTCCGAGCCGTCCTGCGCAGATGCCACAGATAAG ACAGAAGACTCCCCCAGTCCTAAACGCCAGAGGCTCTCGCAGCAGTCTGTATTAGATCTGGCCGCAGCTCCGCCCTCCACGCCGTCTCCGCCCATCAGACCGTGGGAGCTCCCGCCCAGTCGCCGACCACACCCCTATCCTCACTCACACTACCACTCCGAGCGCTGTCACACGCCCGTCAGAAACAGACGCAG CCCTCCAGCTCGACGTCAGCGAGCACGACGTGAACGCCTCTCCAGACTCCACCACGGCTCCCCTGGTGGTCCTCAGGACGAGAACTATCGACACCCAcctcaccctcacacacaccctcttcaCTCGTACGGCCCCGCCATGCCCCCTCACCCGCCGGCGGGCACCGACGAGCCCCGCGCCTTCCACCCTCCTGCTCTGTCGCCACGGTTACTGCATCCGCAGCAGCAAGGCACCATGGTCATGGACCTCCACGAGCAG cttCCTCAGGGTACAGTCCCCGTATCGTACACAGTGTCTCCAGTGGCAGCCCATGCCCTCCCGCCCCCTCTCTGTACGGGACAGCATATCCCAGCATGCTCCTCTCAGCAGCAGGTGCCTGCCTGCTCGGTGGTGTTCAGCAGTCAGCAGCACTACCCCGTCTGCCCACCTCCG ATGCTGCCTGCTTGTTCAGTGCAGCACCTGCCCGTGCCGTACGCATTTCCGTCACTGCTTTCCAGCGATTCCACTTTCCTCCTCCACCCCCCACACCACCTCTCGCACCATCACCACCCGCCGCACTTGGCCCCTCCTACACACTTTCTGCCCTTCCAGACACAACAATCAAGATCA ccaCTACAAAGGATTGAGAACGAAGTGGAGCTTCTCGGAGATCACCTGCCAGTAGGTGGCAGCTTTAACTACGCCCACTCGGGCCACCCCAGCCCCCTGCCCCCTTCCACGCCTTTGCAGTTCCTCTCCCACGATCCCCTGCCACAGGAGCTCTTCGGAATG CCGTATCCACACTTTATGCCTCGACGCATCACGGGTCGGCGGTACCGTTCTCAGCAAGCCGTGGCTCCGCCCCCGTATCACCCCAGTCTCCTTCCGTACTTCCT CTCTGTTCTTCCAGTGCAGCCTACAGCCGTGGGGCCTGCTATCAGCTTAGAGCTGGACGTAGACGAAGGAGAGGTGGAGAATTACGAG gctcTGTTGAACCTCGCCGAACGTCTCGGGGAAGCCAAACCACGCGGCCTGACAAAAGCTGACATCGAGCAGCTGCCTTCCTACAGATTCAACCCCAGCAACCACCAGTCTGAGCAAACCCT gtgtgtggtgtgcatgtgtgactTCGAGTCCCGACAGCTGCTCAGAGTCCTGCCCTGCAATCACGAATTCCACGCCAAGTGTGTCGACAAATGgcttaag GCTAACAGAACCTGCCCCATCTGCCGAGCTGACGCCTCCGAAGTCCAGCGGGATTCCGAGTGA